The Musa acuminata AAA Group cultivar baxijiao chromosome BXJ2-2, Cavendish_Baxijiao_AAA, whole genome shotgun sequence genome contains the following window.
AACGAAGACAATATTTGTCCCCATCTCCTTAAACTTCACTGCCTCCATGGATTAGATGATAAGAATGGAGCAAAacaagaaagaggaggaagagttgCAAGTCTTCCCTCACTGTACATCTTACACCACTATGCTTTTGTCCCTCTTTCCAAAGTGCTAATCAACAACATCTCTTTGCTCAAGTAAAACAATATACATTTACATACAAACAAGAAAGCAGTACCAAACAATGTGTCTGCATTGGATGCCTTCCGATGATCCTTTCCACTGATGGTGATAGTTGTGGTTGTGCTTTTCTAGACCACTACTCTTGTAGCTGATTAATGCTAGCTAGTGTTAATCCATTAAACCATTCCACATGCTCTACAGGCTGCATTAACACACACCAATATCCTCAAAAATGTTGTCAAGATGTTGAACTCTCACCTACTAGTATTAAGTTTCTTCATCTGAGATAATAGTCTCAAGATGTTGATCGAGTTTTCTGTAAGATATCCATGATTGGTTGTGCAATCCTCTTCTTGTTTTCAGTGCCATGTTTCCTGATAGATACCTGAGAGATACTAGGATTCAACATGCAAcagatctttttctctttttgtagACCAATCTCCCACAGTTTTTAGGAAATGCTCCCCACTCCTTCAGATCTATGTGAGGGGGAAAAATATTCTCTGCACTGTGGTGGTGATCAGAATGTTATGGAACCTAGAGACAATGTAGCAAACATGCAGAAACTTTTGCACATCAAAGCAACACAGAAATCACTGCAAGATTGTGACAGATCTGCATCCTTTAATGTGACTGAAGCTTCTCAGCTGATGGCTGTGTTGTTGCTGGTAAAACTTTGCTGGTCTCAGAGTATGATTTGATGTATAAGGTTACAAACAATGTGATTGTGATCACTAGCCTCCAAGTGTTACTGAACTTGAGATTGAGCTGGTTGTCAATTTGTAGATATTGCAAAGCATGTCTTGATGCAAGGAAACACTGAAAGATGTGAGATCTCTCAGACAGTTCATTTATGTAGCAGAGTCTAAAATAGCATATCCCTcatcagaaagtatatatatatatatatatatatatatatatatatatatatatatatatatatatatatatacattattgctGAGGTATTTCAGAAGCTAGGTTTTGGACAGCTCAAGAGAGAGTGGTCCACACATGGTTTGTTTTGGTGCATTTGGACCGCAAGCTGCTTGCCTACTACATTGACCATCTCGGCTTCCATGCCACTTGGGATGTGTGCAACTGAAGAGATCATTTTGATCCTTCATAGTAATTGTTACAACCTAATATATACTGTTCCTTTCTTCAAAGCTTATTTGTCACCCAATTAAATCCTTATCATCTTGATTTCAGggttgatcatgattttgaattaaatatttattcCTCTTTTATTTCATTCAATGTTTAATTACAAATTATCCTACTCGTACGGAGATTAAGCTTTTGGATGACTAATCAtccaatcaaagttttaatcggtAATGTATAATAAATATATAGTGAATGCATGGAAAATTATGATGTTTATTTTAGGGTTTAGTTttattaatgtatatatatacactattAAATCTGTTTTATTAATGAATATTTATTGAACCTTGGTTAAATAACAAGAATTAAGCTAATTAAgattaaatctaaaaatattaggatttattttcttcatttttaagAGTTAGTCATGCTCAGAGGCTGGCAAGTGAACACGAGTCACGTAAATTCACGAATAAGGAGGTGCCACGTACGTTACGAACTTGATGAGGCGGATACACAAATTGAGCATGTTGATTTGTTTGCCACGTGCCTTCTCGTTATTAGTGTTCATTTTGGAAACGCTGGTGCACGCTCGGTGAGGCCTCGACTCGAACGCCCGGCGCCGAGCCTTCTTCCCGCCCTCCTCTTCCCTCGCGCCGCCCACGGTTGGCGTGTCCCGCTTCCACCGTCCTCTGAGGAGCAACATGAGCGCCTCTACCGAAGCAGCGCCGGATCCCGCCGGAGACCCCGCTTCTCCCTTGCCGGGCGTTGGCGAGGGTAATCCCCCGGGGGTCGACGTGGTGGAGCAGTACGTGGTGCTCCGGCGCGACCTGATTGACACGTGGCCGCTCGGGAGCGTCGTTGCCCAGGGCTGCCGCCACCACCCCGACGTCCTTGCCTACTTCTCCGACCGCAACCTTGATTCCATGCACAAGGTCCGCTCGACGAAATGCCTCAACGAGCCCTTGACCAATGCCGGCAATTGcttaccttctcttcttcttcttcttcttcttctgatgcCTGCTTTCTTAGGTAACTCTGTAGATGAAGGGAGAGACACAATTGAGGAACCTGGTGAACAAGCTGAAGAAGGAAGGGATCGACCACAAGCTGTGGCTAGAGCAACCGGAGGACTTCCTTACTTGCATCGCAACCCGGCCGTACCCCAAGTCTCAGGTTGCCTCTTTCTTTAAGAAGCTTAAGCTTTGCAAATAATCTGCAAAGTTGGCAAAGAATTCTACCAATTATTCGAGTCTTATCTTTTACATCTTTTCCTCTTCAAATTGAAACAATATGCTCTGCCTTCAATCTTGATTGCATTGTGTTGAAATTTTGCATACAGAAAAATTACAAGCTTTCAGAATTGCATTGGTGGGTTGAAGTTAGTAGAATTGAGTAGTAACTCACTTTGGATAATCTGCCAAATTTGAATCACTTGTGTATACTTCAAACCTAATAATTATAAGTTATAGTAGCTCTGCTTGCAGTTTTGACATAAATCTAAACCAAAAGAAACAATTTAATGTGATATTATAGTTTAGACTTTAGATAATAAATTTTGTGAGCTAAATAGATTAATGATATATAAACTGACAAACATATGTATAATATTTCTGTTTGAAAATATCATATTACATGATTGTAGTACACAAGAATCACTTTTTCGGATACCAAACCCGGTTTGGTGATCTGGTTGGGCCAATTAGTGCcggtgtaccatgtgtcggtacaatGATGTGTATCAGTATTttagagagaaagaaaaagaaagagaagaggaagggataactggggaagagaaggagagatggtagaagaagaagatgaagaagcagAATTGAGGTTGTGGCAGAGGTGTAGATAGCTATGCACGGTGAAGGTGTTGCATAGCGACGGTGTGCGATGTGCGCAAGAAGATTAGGGTTATCACTTGGTCACTTTCCTTTTTATTTGGATGGACCAGACCATGGGTGATCTGCATATTGGTTCACATCCAAACCAGTACGTACTACTTGTTTCGTATCGGTCCAGACGAAACGTACATCATGGTCAAGGGTAATATACTAAGCAACACCACAATCGACCTCCGTAAAGACTTCTATTATTCATGCTTTTCCTAAAGAACTCAAGATAAATCATgatctttatatattttttttctttgaagagAAACTAGGGACAACCATCCGTGAAATGGATATTGGTCCGTGATATGGATACtccaaaaaaaatttcttttgttttcttgagAGATTATGGATTCTGAAACAAATTTTTTGGAGATGCAATTGATCTTGCTTTTGTTTATTATCAAATGTTTAACCCTAGTAGCATGGAAAACTAGATCACCTCTAATTGACAAAAAACTTAATTTTGTTATCCTTCTTTATGCTTTTGTAAACCTCTTGAGACGCCTTTCACACGGGAAGAAGTTTTTTTTAACAAAAGATAAGGAAGACAAAATCTGATTTTCTTATGATGTTAATATCAAAATCAAGTACATGATCATGGAAGAATTGATCAAACTTGGATTGTGGATACTCTGAGCAAGCTGAATACAGACTGAGCTGAACTCCAATTTGCACTAGCAGCTTGGATAAGTCAAAGTCATGTTTTATGCAATACTTTTATCCCCTTTTTGTGTCCTTTTGTATTTGGTTTTGGAATATCATAAAGTATGAaatggttttttcttttttttggtaaagAAAGATATAGAAACATTAGGAATAAGGTGTTACTAAAATGTTTTGCTGCTTGATCTCAATCTCAGATACAATGTTTCGCTTGATTAAATGGAAAACAGAAACAGCACTATATGTGAAGATGAGCCATAATCGAACGATTCAGGTTAACCCTCGAAGGCCCCGTGGAGCATCAGCCGTCGGATGAGTCCCGATCTCCCTTCAGAAACCACAACGCCAAGAGCAAAACCCCCCATTGGCAACGCTTTCGCCTACCCAAACCCGAAGGTA
Protein-coding sequences here:
- the LOC135581761 gene encoding uncharacterized protein LOC135581761 isoform X2 → MSASTEAAPDPAGDPASPLPGVGEGNPPGVDVVEQYVVLRRDLIDTWPLGSVVAQGCRHHPDVLAYFSDRNLDSMHKMKGETQLRNLVNKLKKEGIDHKLWLEQPEDFLTCIATRPYPKSQIQCFA
- the LOC135581761 gene encoding uncharacterized protein LOC135581761 isoform X3 is translated as MSASTEAAPDPAGDPASPLPGVGEGNPPGVDVVEQYVVLRRDLIDTWPLGSVVAQGCRHHPDVLAYFSDRNLDSMHKMKGETQLRNLVNKLKKEGIDHKLWLEQPEDFLTCIATRPYPKSQKQHYM
- the LOC135581761 gene encoding uncharacterized protein LOC135581761 isoform X1, encoding MSASTEAAPDPAGDPASPLPGVGEGNPPGVDVVEQYVVLRRDLIDTWPLGSVVAQGCRHHPDVLAYFSDRNLDSMHKMKGETQLRNLVNKLKKEGIDHKLWLEQPEDFLTCIATRPYPKSQVASFFKKLKLCK